A genomic segment from Triticum dicoccoides isolate Atlit2015 ecotype Zavitan chromosome 1A, WEW_v2.0, whole genome shotgun sequence encodes:
- the LOC119295013 gene encoding eukaryotic translation initiation factor 5B-like: MGRKKNVAIDDDEYSLPQDDEAAPPPPAEKEKPPPKKGGKKGKKGGKSAAHDDDDDYEPAAPPPPPAGEDDEPINVVFTGKKKKKKGGGGMSAFDALAAAEDPDQDEDEAPASTAASELEAGRSEASGDLDDVDLDFDFSKSKKKKKKGKAARPSAEEDEEEAAAAAAPPPAAAEEEEEQEAAAMAAKKPQKKKKKKGGFTVDDEDIDKLLAEMEDPPQPTKEAEPEEAKGGDSLAAPDADDAGGKKSKKKKKKGGFTVDDEDIDKLLAEIEDRPAAAEEPEPKAAKAEDTVPAAAAAAATSVDDAEGKKSKKKKKKSGRTAQEEEDLDKLLAELGEGPTPAPEKEKPSQALPSASAVKEDAETVEDGNAEQKAGEGEVESAAAKKKKKKKEKEKEKKAAAKGTDAKKEEEKEPEAPKGKVDMKKLPKHVREMQEAIAKRQEAEERRKKEEEERLRKEEEERLRKEEEEKKAEEAKRRKKEREKEKLLKKKQEGKLLTGKQKEEAKRLEAMRRQFLGESEVPVADGAAPEIKKRPKYDSKKKKAQTKASEAQKAAEEQQQEVNEANIDEEEYVIVDQESQSQVAESETKTEPDQEVEEAKQEEEEEDEDDWDAKSWDDIDVGLSKTSAFEEEEEKEDKPVATKQEISKPQPAVPAVKNVAPPVDNSKKSETENVRANNGVAKKKGKKGSSKDDDADNASDLRSPICCILGHVDTGKTKLLDCIRRTNVQEGEAGGITQQIGATYFPTENIRERTRELKADATLKVPGLLVIDTPGHESFSNLRSRGSSLCDIAILVVDIMHGLEPQTIESLNLLKSRDAVFIVALNKVDRLYGWKTCPNAPIGKALRQQNDDVKLEFNTRLTDIVTQFKMQGVNTALYYKNKEMEDTFNIVPTSAVSGEGIPDLLLLLVQWAQKTMEEKLTFVDEVQCTVLEVKVIEGHGTTVDVVLVNGMLHEGDQIVVCGMQGPIVTTIRALLTPHPMKELRVKGTYLHHKKIRAAQGIKISAQGLEHAIAGTALYAVRPDADIEDLKDAVMEEMSRVRNRIDKSGEGVYVQASTLGSLEALTEFLKSPAVNIPFCDFSIGPVHKKDVMKASVMLERKKEYATILAFDVKVMPDARDLAEESGVKIFVADIIYHLFDQFTAYIKNIREEKKKDSAEEAVFPCVLKIMPNCVFNKKDPIVLGVDILEGIAKVGTPLCIPSKEFIDIGKIASIEINHKQVDTATKGQKVAIKIIGSNSDEQQKSFGRHFEMEDELVSHITRRSIDLLKENYRDDLTMDDWKLVMKLKKILSIP, from the exons ATGGGGCGCAAGAAGAACGTCGCCATCGACGACGACGAGTACTCCCTGCCGCAGGACGAcgaggccgcgccgccgccccccgcgGAGAAGGAGAAGCCGCCGCCCAAGAAGGGCGGCAAGAAGGgcaagaagggcggcaagtccgccgcgcacgacgacgacgacgactacgaGCCCGCCGCCCCGCCTCCCCCGCCGGCGGGGGAGGACGACGAGCCGATCAACGTCGTCTTcaccggcaagaagaagaagaagaagggcggcGGCGGGATGAGCGCCTTCGACGCCCTCGCGGCCGCCGAGGATCCGGACCAGGACGAGGACGAGGCCCCCGCCTCCACCGCCGCATCCGAGCTCGAGGCCGGTAGGTCTGAGGCCAGCGGCGATCTCGACGACGTCGACCTCGATTTCGACTTCAGCAagtccaagaagaaaaagaagaagggcaaggcagcTCGCCCGtccgccgaggaggacgaggaggaggctgCTGCCGCGGCGGCGCCGCCCCCAGCTGctgccgaggaagaggaggagcaggaggcTGCGGCCATGGCCGCCAAGAAGCcccagaagaagaagaaaaagaagggcgGGTTTACCGTGGACGATGAGGACATCGACAAGCTCCTGGCCGAGATGGAGGATCCTCCCCAACCCACAAAGGAGGCTGAGCCGGAGGAGGCTAAAGGTGGGGATTCTCTGGCTGCCCCTGATGCCGATGATGCCGGCGGAAAGAaatcgaagaagaagaaaaagaagggagGGTTTACTGTCGATGATGAGGACATTGACAAGCTCCTTGCAGAGATTGAGGACCGGCCTGCTGCCGCTGAGGAGCCTGAGCCCAAGGCAGCCAAGGCAGAGGATACtgtgcctgctgctgctgctgctgctgcgaccAGTGTGGATGATGCTGAAGGGAAGAaatcgaagaagaaaaagaagaagagtggaaggACAGCACAGGAAGAGGAGGATCTGGACAAGCTTCTTGCTGAGCTCGGTGAAGGACCGACACCGGCACCGGAGAAGGAGAAACCATCCCAGGCactgccttccgcttcagcagtgaaGGAGGACGCTGAAACTGTGGAGGATGGTAATGCAGAGCAGAAGGCCGGGGAGGGAGAAGTAGAGTCCGCTGCtgccaagaagaaaaagaagaagaaagaaaaagagaaggagaagaaggcagcAGCAAAGGGGACAGATGCTAAGAAGGAGGAGGAAAAGGAGCCAGAGGCGCCTAAAGGGAAGGTTGACATGAAGAAGCTCCCAAAGCATGTCCGGGAGATGCAGGAGGCTATTGCGAAGAGGCAGGAAGCGGAGGAGCGGAGGAAGAAAGAGGAGGAAGAACGTTTGAGGAAAGAGGAAGAGGAGCGTTTgaggaaagaggaggaggagaagaaggcagAGGAagcaaagaggaggaagaaggagagggagaaggagaagctgCTCAAGAAGAAGCAGGAGGGTAAGCTTTTGACAGGGAAGCAGAAGGAGGAGGCAAAGCGGTTAGAAGCCATGAGAAGACAATTCCTTGGTGAGAGTGAAGTTCCAGTAGCTGATGGGGCTGCCCCTGAGATTAAGAAGAGGCCAAAGTATGATAGCAAGAAGAAAAAAGCTCAAACAAAGGCTTCAGAGGCTCAGAAGGCAGCTGAAGAACAACAGCAAGAGGTAAATGAAGCCAACATTGACGAGGAAGAATATGTCATAGTGGACCAGGAATCTCAGTCTCAGGTGGCAGAATCTGAGACAAAAACAGAACCCGACCAAGAGGTGGAAGAGGCAAaacaagaagaggaggaggaagatgaagatgactgGGATGCAAAGAGCTGGGACGATATCGATGTGGGTTTGTCGAAGACAAGTGCtttcgaggaggaagaggagaaggaggacaaGCCTGTTGCCACGAAGCAGGAAATTTCTAAACCGCAACCTGCAGTGCCTGCTGTAAAAAATGTTGCTCCGCCTGTTGACAACTCTAAAAAGAGTGAAACTGAAAATGTGCGTGCCAACAATGGAGTTGCTaaaaagaaagggaagaaaggatcTTCTAAAGATGACGATGCTGACAATGCTAGCGACCTCCGTTCACCAATCTGTTGCATCCTTGGTCATGTCGATACTGGAAAGACAAAGCTGCTGGACTGTATTAGACGAACTAATGTGCAAGAAGGAGAAGCTGGCGGTATTACTCAACAGATTGGAGCTACATACTTCCCAACTGAGAAtattagagagagaacaagggaatTGAAGGCTGATGCTACTCTCAAGGTTCCAGGCCTGCTTGTTATTGATACTCCTGGTCACGAGTCCTTCAGTAATCTGCGTTCTAGAGGTTCAAGTTTGTGCGACATTGCTATTTTGGTTGTCGACATTATGCATGGGCTTGAACCCCAGACAATCGAATCCCTGAATCTCTTGAAAAGTCGAGATGCAGTATTTATCGTTGCTTTGAACAAG GTTGATCGTCTTTATGGTTGGAAGACCTGCCCCAATGCTCCTATCGGGAAAGCCTTGAGACAACAAAATGATGACGTCAAGTTGGAGTTCAATACGAGGCTTACTGAT ATTGTGACACAATTCAAGATGCAAGGTGTGAACACTGCTTTGTACTACAAGAACAAAGAGATGGAAGATACATTTAACATTGTGCCTACCAGTGCAGTAAG TGGTGAAGGCATTCCTGATCTGCTTCTACTATTGGTGCAATGGGCACAAAAGACGATGGAAGAAAAGCTTACTTTTGTTGATGAAGTCCAG TGTACTGTCCTGGAAGTCAAGGTCATCGAAGGTCATGGCACTACAGTTGATGTTGTGCTGGTCAATGGTATGCTCCATGAAGGAGATCAAATAGTCGTGTGTGGTATGCAG GGACCCATTGTGACAACCATCAGAGCTTTGTTAACACCACACCCGATGAAGGAGCTTCGAGTCAAG GGCACCTACCTTCACCATAAGAAGATCAGAGCTGCACAAGGAATTAAAATATCAGCTCAG GGTCTCGAACATGCAATTGCTGGGACTGCTCTATATGCTGTACGACCTGATGCAGATATAGAGGACCTGAAGGATGCTGTAATGGAAGAGATGTCAAGGGTTAGGAACCGGATCGATAAAAGTGGCGAGGGTGTCTATGTGCAAGCGTCTACGCTTGGGTCATTGGAAGCTCTGACTGAGTTCTTGAAGAGCCCTGCTGTGAATATCCCCTTCTGTGATTTCAGCATAGGCCCAGTGCACAAGAAAGATGTTATGAAGGCCAGTGTTATGCTTGAGAGGAAGAAGGAATATGCAACTATCTTGGCGTTTGATGTCAAAGTGATGCCTGATGCCCGTGATCTTGCAGAAGAGTCTGGCGTGAAGATCTTTGTGGCAGATATAATATACCACCTTTTTGACCAATTCACAGCATACATTAAGAACATaagggaagagaagaagaaggacagcgCCGAAGAAGctgttttcccttgtgttcttaAGATCATGCCGAACTGTGTCTTCAACAAGAAGGATCCAATTGTTTTGGGTGTCGATATCCTTGAAGGAATAGCCAAG GTGGGAACGCCTCTGTGCATACCCTCGAAAGAATTTATCGATATTGGGAAGATTGCCTCCATTGAAATTAATCACAAGCAAGTTGATACAGCCACAAAAGGGCAAAAGGTGGCAATAAAG ATCATTGGGAGCAACTCTGATGAGCAGCAGAAGAGCTTTGGCAGGCACTTTGAGATGGAAGACGAGCTTGTGAGCCACATAACAAGGCGGTCCATCGACCTTCTTAAGGAGAACTACAGG GATGACTTGACGATGGACGACTGGAAACTTGTGATGAAGCTGAAGAAGATACTGAGCATTCCATGA